The proteins below come from a single Chryseobacterium nepalense genomic window:
- a CDS encoding DUF3667 domain-containing protein, with protein sequence MSHGKIREDKTCLNCGHIVGERFCPHCGQENTETKQPFHYLFTHFIEDFTHYDGQFWKTIKYLLFRPGKLTKEYLAGKRQAYVAPVKLYIFVSFITFFVPSLFSSSGEQQEEKNVYNINTIQRQKANKERIAKILDSVNKENKNMLIPQGAINDLKVTEVNGNNIETDALGETKDGKLSILGAANMKQFDSLYAKDANNRSVFDFMRPFAKKVFHLQEQGLNKEQIFDKFSETVVHTLPKALFIYLPVFAFFLWLFHNKKKWWFFDNGIFTLHYFSFLLLGILILISLSELLSLLPDYTIFNVISFLVYTIVIVYMLIYFFIAHHRVYENSRSISVVKGMSLFIINFFALLCMLLLLVYISFRMMH encoded by the coding sequence ATGAGCCACGGAAAAATCCGGGAAGATAAAACCTGCCTGAACTGCGGACACATTGTTGGGGAAAGATTCTGCCCTCACTGCGGACAGGAAAATACGGAGACAAAACAACCGTTTCATTATCTTTTCACCCATTTTATTGAAGATTTTACGCATTACGACGGGCAGTTCTGGAAAACAATTAAGTACCTGCTGTTTCGTCCCGGAAAACTTACCAAAGAATATCTTGCCGGAAAAAGACAGGCCTATGTTGCCCCTGTAAAACTGTATATTTTTGTAAGTTTTATTACTTTTTTTGTGCCATCGCTATTTTCTTCTTCAGGTGAGCAACAGGAAGAAAAAAATGTATACAATATAAATACAATTCAAAGGCAAAAAGCAAATAAGGAAAGAATTGCAAAAATACTGGACAGCGTCAACAAAGAAAATAAAAACATGTTGATCCCACAGGGAGCAATTAATGATCTTAAAGTAACAGAAGTCAACGGAAATAATATTGAAACAGATGCTTTAGGAGAAACTAAAGACGGCAAACTAAGTATTTTGGGTGCTGCAAATATGAAGCAGTTTGATTCGTTATACGCAAAAGACGCCAATAACCGATCTGTTTTTGATTTCATGAGGCCTTTTGCAAAAAAAGTATTTCATTTACAGGAACAGGGACTTAATAAAGAACAGATTTTTGATAAGTTTAGTGAAACAGTTGTGCATACATTACCTAAAGCGCTATTTATTTATCTTCCTGTTTTTGCTTTTTTCCTATGGCTTTTCCATAATAAAAAGAAATGGTGGTTTTTTGATAATGGAATTTTTACACTTCACTATTTCTCCTTCTTACTGCTGGGCATCCTTATCCTCATTTCTTTATCTGAACTCTTATCCTTACTTCCGGATTATACCATTTTTAATGTGATTAGTTTTCTTGTATACACCATTGTTATCGTTTATATGCTGATCTATTTTTTCATAGCCCATCACAGAGTCTACGAAAATTCCAGAAGTATAAGCGTGGTAAAAGGAATGTCTTTATTTATCATCAATTTCTTTGCGCTGCTGTGCATGCTCCTTTTACTTGTATATATAAGCTTCCGAATGATGCATTAA
- a CDS encoding methylmalonyl-CoA mutase family protein, producing the protein METQKYTPKNKVRIVTAASLFDGHDAAINIMRRVIQGTGCEVIHLGHDKSAEEVVNTAIQEDANAIALTSYQGGHNEYFKYIYDLLREKNSPQIKIFGGGGGVILPEEIKDLMDYGIDRIYSPDDGRELGLQGMIDDLVQKSDFATGKEVDVHDLDSIQFENPTSIAKVISAVENFSEEKPDLVKAIDEKSKDLHIPIIGITGTGGAGKSSLTDELVRRFLRSNTDKKIAIISIDPSKKKTGGALLGDRIRMNAINDPRVYMRSMATRENNVSVSPFIQSALNVLKLAHPDVIILETSGIGQSGSEVSDFADVSMYVMTPEYGASTQLEKIDMLDYADLVALNKSDKRGALDALQAVRKQFQRNHLLWEQPLDEMPVYATKASQFNDHGTTELYNRLVSKVNNKFADLKLQAFVEQEITDEVTIIPPKRVRYLSEIVENNRQYDANVEKQAELARKMYHIEGVKNFLSNETLDTEYQKAEKELQQENIDFLKTWDDTKKAFHAEFYSYYVRGKEIKVETSTESLSHLRIPKIALPKYNDWGDLIKWKGQENLPGSFPYTAGIYPFKRTGEDPTRMFAGEGGPERTNRRFHYVSAEMPAKRLSTAFDSVTLYGQDPALPPDIYGKIGNAGVSIATLDDAKKLYSGFDLVNALTSVSMTINGPAPMLLAFFMNAAIDQNVEKYIIENKLEAKVEEVLKAKFDDKGLARPKYNGELPPSNNGLGLKLLGITGDEVIPAEIYAEIKAKTIATVRGTVQADILKEDQAQNTCIFSTEFALRLMGDVQEYFIKEKVRNFYSVSISGYHIAEAGANPVSQLAFTLANGFTYVEYYLSRGMDINDFAPNLSFFFSNGIDPEYSVIGRVARRIWAKAMKLKYGADERSQMLKYHIQTSGRSLHAQEIDFNDIRTTLQALYAIYDNCNSLHTNAYDEAITTPTEQSVRRAMAIQLIINKELGLAKNENPLQGSFIIEELTDLVEEAVYAEFDRITERGGVLGAMETMYQRSKIQEESMHYEWLKHTGEYPIIGVNTFLGKDGSPTVRPGEVIRSTEEEKQFQIEMLHNFQKSNDEKSEEALKTLQHAAINQQNLFEVMMDAVKYCSLGQITNALFEVGGKYRRNM; encoded by the coding sequence ATGGAAACCCAAAAATATACTCCTAAAAACAAAGTAAGAATTGTAACGGCTGCTTCATTATTTGACGGCCACGATGCTGCAATTAATATCATGCGCCGTGTCATTCAGGGAACAGGATGCGAAGTCATTCACCTTGGACATGACAAATCTGCAGAGGAAGTCGTAAACACGGCTATTCAGGAAGATGCCAATGCCATTGCGCTAACGTCTTATCAGGGCGGACACAACGAATATTTTAAATATATCTACGATCTTTTAAGAGAAAAAAACTCACCGCAGATTAAAATTTTCGGCGGCGGCGGCGGTGTTATCCTGCCTGAGGAAATTAAAGATTTAATGGATTACGGAATCGACAGGATTTATTCTCCGGATGACGGCCGTGAGCTTGGACTTCAGGGAATGATTGATGATCTGGTACAAAAATCCGACTTTGCCACCGGAAAAGAGGTTGATGTTCATGATTTAGATTCAATTCAATTTGAAAATCCTACGAGCATTGCAAAGGTGATCTCTGCCGTTGAAAACTTTTCAGAGGAAAAACCCGATCTTGTAAAAGCCATCGACGAGAAGTCAAAAGATCTCCACATTCCGATCATCGGGATTACAGGAACCGGTGGCGCCGGAAAATCTTCGTTAACAGATGAGTTAGTAAGACGTTTCTTACGTTCCAATACCGATAAAAAAATAGCCATTATCTCCATTGACCCTTCCAAAAAGAAAACCGGCGGGGCACTTTTGGGTGACAGAATCCGTATGAACGCGATCAACGATCCGAGAGTTTACATGCGTTCAATGGCTACTCGGGAAAACAATGTTTCCGTTTCCCCGTTTATCCAGTCTGCCTTGAATGTATTAAAGCTGGCTCATCCAGATGTAATTATTCTCGAAACATCAGGAATCGGGCAATCCGGTTCGGAAGTATCTGATTTTGCAGATGTTTCCATGTATGTAATGACTCCTGAATATGGAGCGTCAACCCAGTTGGAAAAAATAGACATGCTTGATTATGCGGATCTGGTTGCTTTAAACAAATCCGATAAAAGAGGTGCTTTAGATGCGCTTCAGGCGGTTAGAAAACAATTTCAGAGAAACCATTTGCTTTGGGAACAGCCTTTGGATGAAATGCCGGTTTACGCAACAAAAGCGTCTCAGTTCAATGATCACGGAACGACAGAATTATACAACAGATTGGTTTCTAAAGTAAATAACAAATTTGCTGATTTAAAATTACAGGCCTTTGTTGAACAGGAAATTACAGATGAAGTAACGATTATTCCTCCAAAAAGAGTTCGTTATCTATCTGAAATCGTTGAAAACAACAGGCAATACGACGCCAATGTTGAAAAACAGGCTGAACTAGCAAGAAAAATGTATCATATTGAAGGTGTTAAAAATTTCCTTTCAAATGAAACTTTAGACACTGAATATCAGAAGGCTGAAAAAGAGCTCCAACAGGAAAATATCGATTTCCTGAAAACCTGGGATGATACGAAAAAAGCTTTCCATGCAGAGTTTTATTCATATTATGTAAGAGGGAAAGAAATTAAAGTTGAAACCTCAACAGAATCTTTATCTCATTTAAGAATTCCGAAAATTGCTTTACCAAAGTACAACGACTGGGGTGATCTGATCAAATGGAAAGGCCAGGAAAATCTACCGGGAAGCTTTCCTTATACTGCGGGAATTTATCCTTTCAAAAGAACAGGAGAAGATCCGACGAGAATGTTCGCAGGAGAAGGAGGTCCTGAAAGAACCAACAGAAGATTCCATTATGTTTCTGCAGAAATGCCTGCAAAACGTTTGTCTACAGCTTTCGACTCGGTAACTCTTTATGGGCAAGATCCAGCTTTACCGCCAGACATTTATGGAAAAATCGGAAATGCGGGAGTTTCTATTGCGACTTTAGATGATGCCAAAAAACTATACTCAGGTTTTGATCTGGTGAATGCATTGACTTCAGTTTCAATGACGATCAACGGACCGGCTCCTATGCTGTTGGCTTTCTTTATGAATGCAGCCATCGATCAGAATGTAGAAAAATATATTATTGAAAATAAGCTTGAGGCTAAGGTTGAGGAAGTTTTAAAAGCAAAATTTGACGATAAAGGTTTGGCAAGACCAAAATACAACGGAGAACTGCCACCTTCCAATAATGGCTTAGGACTGAAATTATTAGGAATCACCGGTGATGAAGTCATTCCTGCTGAAATTTATGCTGAAATTAAGGCTAAAACCATTGCAACTGTTCGTGGAACCGTTCAGGCAGATATCTTAAAAGAAGACCAGGCTCAGAATACGTGTATTTTCTCTACAGAGTTTGCATTGAGATTAATGGGTGACGTTCAGGAATACTTCATTAAAGAAAAAGTAAGAAACTTCTATTCGGTTTCCATTTCAGGGTATCACATTGCAGAAGCGGGAGCAAATCCGGTTTCTCAGCTGGCATTTACTTTGGCAAACGGTTTCACCTATGTGGAATATTATCTGTCGAGAGGAATGGATATCAACGATTTTGCACCGAACTTATCATTCTTCTTCTCCAACGGGATCGATCCTGAATATTCAGTAATCGGACGTGTCGCCAGAAGAATCTGGGCAAAAGCAATGAAATTAAAATATGGTGCCGACGAAAGAAGCCAAATGCTGAAATACCACATTCAGACTTCGGGACGTTCGCTGCACGCTCAGGAAATTGATTTTAACGATATCAGAACTACTTTACAGGCGTTGTATGCAATTTATGATAACTGTAATTCACTGCACACGAATGCTTATGATGAAGCAATTACTACTCCGACTGAGCAATCGGTAAGAAGAGCAATGGCGATTCAGCTGATTATCAACAAAGAATTAGGTTTAGCAAAAAATGAAAATCCGCTTCAGGGTTCATTTATTATTGAAGAATTAACGGATTTGGTGGAAGAAGCCGTTTATGCGGAATTTGACAGAATTACGGAAAGAGGAGGTGTTCTTGGCGCAATGGAAACCATGTATCAGCGTTCAAAAATCCAGGAGGAATCAATGCATTATGAGTGGCTGAAACATACCGGAGAATATCCGATTATCGGAGTAAATACGTTCTTAGGTAAAGACGGTTCGCCAACGGTGCGTCCGGGAGAAGTTATTCGTTCAACGGAGGAAGAAAAGCAGTTCCAGATCGAAATGCTTCATAATTTCCAAAAGTCTAATGACGAAAAGTCCGAAGAAGCCTTAAAAACTTTACAACACGCAGCAATCAATCAGCAAAATTTATTTGAAGTAATGATGGATGCCGTGAAGTACTGTTCTTTGGGACAAATTACCAATGCTTTGTTTGAAGTGGGCGGGAAGTACCGAAGAAATATGTAG
- a CDS encoding diphthine--ammonia ligase translates to MKPKAIFNWSSGKDSALALYKILKEDQYEISSLLTSINKEFQRISMHGVPVSLLEKQSESLGFPLIKMELPKEPTMEEYRKMMAKTMNEIKSVGVTHSIFGDIFLEDLKKYREEQLSEIGMKAVFPLWKENTANLIHEFLDLGFKTIVTCVNEMYLDKSFAGRIIDKDFIKDLPENVDPCGENGEFHTFTFDGPIFKNPISFDIGETIKKGYPKPKTDENTHSGEYVFWFCDLISK, encoded by the coding sequence ATGAAACCCAAAGCCATCTTCAACTGGAGCAGCGGAAAAGATTCTGCTTTGGCTCTGTATAAGATTTTAAAAGAAGACCAATATGAAATCTCTTCTTTACTGACAAGCATTAATAAAGAATTCCAGAGAATCTCCATGCATGGTGTTCCTGTTTCTCTATTGGAAAAACAGTCTGAAAGTTTGGGATTTCCGTTGATTAAAATGGAACTTCCGAAAGAGCCAACCATGGAAGAATACCGCAAAATGATGGCAAAAACCATGAACGAAATTAAATCCGTTGGTGTTACCCATTCGATTTTCGGAGATATTTTTCTGGAAGACCTAAAAAAATACCGGGAAGAACAATTGTCGGAAATCGGAATGAAAGCTGTTTTCCCGTTATGGAAAGAGAATACTGCGAACCTCATCCATGAATTCCTTGATTTAGGCTTTAAAACCATTGTAACCTGTGTCAATGAAATGTATCTTGATAAAAGTTTTGCTGGAAGAATCATTGATAAAGATTTCATAAAGGATTTACCTGAAAATGTAGATCCTTGTGGTGAAAACGGAGAATTCCACACCTTTACTTTTGATGGCCCGATTTTTAAAAATCCTATTTCATTTGATATCGGAGAAACAATAAAGAAAGGCTATCCAAAACCAAAAACTGATGAAAACACTCATAGCGGCGAATATGTTTTCTGGTTCTGCGACCTGATTTCAAAATAG
- a CDS encoding 2'-5' RNA ligase family protein: MTKKLYFIAIFPPQEIIDEVQIFKRDLALHYENSKALKNEAHITLCPPFSREADWEEDIFRAFYDIDTHIAPFEIVLNGFGSFANPKNPVIYIQPEDSEPLRILYQRVKAKFNFNNYSFNPHMTVAYRDLTWENYLKAWEVYNEKPYKTNFLVDKIILLRHDQQWVPIAEKKLIF; encoded by the coding sequence ATGACAAAAAAGCTTTACTTTATTGCAATATTTCCACCTCAAGAAATTATCGATGAGGTACAAATTTTCAAAAGAGATCTGGCCCTCCATTATGAAAACTCAAAAGCATTAAAAAACGAGGCCCATATTACCCTTTGCCCGCCTTTTTCAAGAGAAGCAGATTGGGAAGAAGATATCTTTAGGGCATTCTATGATATTGACACGCATATTGCTCCTTTCGAAATCGTGCTTAATGGTTTCGGAAGTTTTGCAAATCCTAAAAATCCGGTGATATACATACAACCGGAAGACAGTGAGCCATTACGGATACTCTACCAAAGAGTAAAAGCAAAATTTAATTTTAATAATTATTCTTTCAATCCTCATATGACGGTAGCCTATAGAGATCTGACATGGGAAAATTATCTCAAGGCCTGGGAAGTTTACAACGAAAAACCATATAAAACTAATTTCTTAGTTGATAAAATAATTTTACTTCGACATGATCAACAGTGGGTTCCGATAGCAGAAAAAAAGCTGATATTCTGA
- the ruvC gene encoding crossover junction endodeoxyribonuclease RuvC, giving the protein MIAEKIILGIDPGTTVMGFGIISVKKGKMEMISIHELLLKKYPNHETKLKYIFDKTLALIDEFHPDEVALEAPFYGKNVQSMLKLGRAQGVAMAASLHRNIPITEYSPKKIKMAITGNGNASKEQVAGMLKSLLNLKEFPTKYLDASDGLAVAVCHHFNSGTITDTKSYTGWESFLKQNPDRLK; this is encoded by the coding sequence ATGATTGCAGAGAAAATAATTTTAGGAATTGACCCGGGAACTACCGTAATGGGTTTTGGTATTATTTCCGTAAAAAAAGGTAAAATGGAAATGATATCCATTCATGAATTGCTGCTCAAGAAATATCCCAACCACGAAACCAAACTAAAATATATTTTTGATAAAACATTGGCGCTTATTGATGAATTTCATCCGGATGAAGTCGCACTTGAAGCACCTTTTTACGGAAAAAATGTACAGAGTATGCTGAAGTTGGGCCGCGCGCAGGGGGTTGCCATGGCAGCAAGCCTTCACCGGAATATTCCCATCACAGAATATTCCCCGAAAAAAATAAAAATGGCGATCACGGGAAACGGAAATGCGAGTAAAGAGCAGGTTGCAGGAATGCTAAAAAGTTTACTGAATTTAAAAGAATTTCCCACAAAATATCTTGACGCTTCAGATGGTCTGGCCGTAGCCGTTTGCCACCATTTCAATTCCGGCACCATTACCGATACAAAATCTTACACCGGCTGGGAAAGTTTTCTTAAACAAAATCCCGATCGTTTAAAATAA
- a CDS encoding DUF4407 domain-containing protein yields the protein MKNNQQTINQANHKINWFQKFLMVCSGGNIHILRKTPSEWNKFAGIGGIVLFTAVFATLSAGYAMYTVFDNIWASIGFGVLWGLMIFNLDRYIVSSIKKTGTWWNQVLMAVPRLILATFLGIIISKPLELKIFEKEVNKQLNTIIQRNKKQLQGEMNGRILQQSGPFETEKKQITEKIASYQKSYDSASVELEKEILGKQSGLTSGKEGFGPNAKRKQELKEQRRQDLENYQKQVAPRLEYLDKEISKVYTNLETERKSTETFEDKFNGFAARLQALDELGKNSAVIGLAAAFIMGLFICLEISPVLVKLISHVGPYDYLLEKTENDFRLYSKEKIEKGNALTDFRIDDFKDKLNQ from the coding sequence ATGAAAAATAACCAACAAACTATAAATCAGGCGAATCATAAAATAAATTGGTTCCAGAAGTTTCTGATGGTCTGCTCCGGAGGAAACATTCATATTTTAAGAAAAACCCCCAGCGAATGGAACAAATTTGCCGGAATCGGCGGAATCGTTTTATTTACCGCTGTTTTCGCGACACTTTCTGCAGGATATGCCATGTATACTGTATTTGATAATATCTGGGCATCTATTGGGTTCGGTGTTTTGTGGGGATTAATGATTTTCAATCTGGACCGGTACATTGTTTCTTCGATTAAAAAAACCGGAACCTGGTGGAATCAGGTTTTAATGGCTGTTCCGAGATTAATCTTAGCAACATTTCTGGGAATTATCATTTCAAAACCCCTGGAACTTAAAATTTTTGAAAAAGAAGTCAACAAACAGCTGAACACCATCATTCAAAGAAATAAAAAACAGCTTCAGGGCGAGATGAACGGTAGAATTCTTCAGCAAAGCGGACCTTTTGAAACTGAAAAAAAACAGATTACCGAAAAAATTGCCAGTTATCAAAAATCCTATGATTCTGCTTCTGTAGAACTGGAAAAAGAAATCCTCGGAAAACAGTCCGGATTAACCAGCGGGAAAGAAGGATTCGGGCCAAATGCCAAACGTAAACAGGAACTCAAGGAACAAAGACGCCAGGATCTGGAAAATTACCAGAAACAGGTTGCTCCCCGACTTGAATATCTTGATAAGGAAATCTCCAAAGTCTACACCAATCTTGAAACGGAAAGAAAATCTACAGAAACTTTTGAAGACAAATTCAACGGTTTTGCGGCAAGGCTTCAGGCTTTGGATGAATTGGGAAAAAATTCGGCCGTCATCGGACTCGCAGCCGCCTTTATCATGGGACTTTTTATCTGCCTTGAAATTTCCCCGGTTTTGGTTAAATTAATATCTCATGTTGGCCCTTACGATTATCTATTGGAAAAAACTGAAAATGATTTCCGGCTTTATTCAAAAGAAAAAATTGAAAAAGGAAATGCATTAACGGATTTCAGAATTGATGATTTTAAAGACAAATTAAACCAATAA
- a CDS encoding KTSC domain-containing protein, whose protein sequence is MPSSVINKYHYFQETEVLRIIYQSGAVYDYIDVPAEIFERFKTVQSKGRFLNYVIKPKFKYKKVK, encoded by the coding sequence ATGCCTTCTTCAGTAATCAACAAATACCACTATTTTCAGGAGACTGAGGTTTTGAGAATAATCTACCAGTCCGGTGCCGTATATGATTATATTGATGTTCCCGCAGAAATTTTTGAACGATTTAAAACAGTACAGTCGAAAGGAAGGTTTTTAAATTACGTGATTAAGCCAAAATTTAAATATAAAAAAGTAAAATAA
- a CDS encoding GEVED domain-containing protein, which translates to MKKLILLGLCWFSVSLYAQQRQWVCGFDDTQKQFSKENKEIGDIIRGKIRNQIISQQKNSGKQGAAFKTVNGVYEIPVVVHVIVPTGSALGSAYNKTDAQIQAWLDNCNQMYAGTYQWSQGVPADFGNAAVMPIKLVLAKRDPSCNATTGIIRYNGGTITGYDTNGVRKATNTGVTTAQVKAIAPHWPESSYFNIYIINKVDGGGQYGIMGWAGLPTNPDSSFESFMKSFVVTLQDDITLAHEFGHSMGLLHTFGSANSNPPAGTTSTSFCPSQASNDCTVDDDGICDTEWSRSLLNDFPAPTNSDMNYCTGTNYQGVQYNMMNYTNPTAFKFTDGQHDRSALYFFAFRASLSTSLGATVPASASSIGIPVAACSPSGLTNAATNNYLIGPTLVKLGTINNGSSGVWTYAPNYYEDYTSSSCLKATSTDLQVGQLQNLQVNVTDSGNSMRTWIDYNNNGTFEASELVASQDNISADPVTLIGISNTTFTPPATAVLNTPLRMRVIVDYQNSNITPCGQLVWGQAEDYTVRLLNTLATNDVKTEGDDWVIYPNPITQGGDVFVRVKNDKNLKVTISDMSGRLVATPSLIKESNDTYRVKHNLEKGVYVVQVSNGMDTKTSKLIVK; encoded by the coding sequence ATGAAAAAATTAATTTTATTAGGCTTATGTTGGTTTAGTGTTAGTTTATATGCTCAACAAAGACAATGGGTATGTGGTTTTGACGATACTCAAAAGCAGTTTAGCAAAGAAAATAAGGAAATTGGGGATATAATTCGCGGTAAAATTCGCAACCAGATCATCAGTCAGCAAAAAAATTCAGGCAAGCAGGGGGCTGCTTTCAAAACGGTGAATGGAGTTTATGAAATTCCTGTAGTTGTTCATGTAATCGTTCCTACCGGCTCTGCTCTGGGTTCTGCTTATAACAAAACGGATGCCCAGATCCAGGCCTGGCTGGATAACTGTAACCAAATGTACGCAGGAACCTACCAGTGGTCACAGGGAGTTCCCGCTGATTTTGGCAATGCAGCTGTAATGCCTATAAAACTGGTGCTGGCAAAAAGAGATCCTAGCTGTAATGCAACTACCGGGATCATACGATACAATGGCGGCACTATTACCGGATACGATACAAATGGCGTAAGAAAGGCTACTAATACGGGTGTTACTACAGCGCAGGTTAAAGCAATTGCACCCCACTGGCCGGAATCTTCATATTTTAATATTTATATTATTAATAAAGTTGATGGAGGTGGGCAATATGGAATTATGGGTTGGGCAGGTCTACCAACAAACCCTGACTCCTCATTTGAATCTTTTATGAAATCATTTGTAGTCACCTTACAGGATGATATTACACTGGCTCATGAATTCGGTCACAGTATGGGGCTTCTGCATACTTTTGGAAGCGCAAATTCCAATCCGCCGGCAGGAACCACCTCTACAAGTTTTTGTCCTAGTCAGGCTTCTAACGACTGTACTGTAGATGATGACGGAATCTGTGACACAGAATGGTCAAGAAGTTTATTAAATGACTTTCCGGCTCCAACAAATAGTGATATGAATTACTGTACAGGAACCAATTACCAAGGTGTTCAATATAATATGATGAACTATACAAATCCTACGGCATTCAAATTTACTGATGGACAGCACGACAGATCCGCGCTTTACTTTTTTGCATTTCGGGCATCGCTAAGTACTTCACTCGGGGCAACTGTTCCTGCATCGGCATCTTCCATAGGAATTCCTGTTGCAGCTTGTTCGCCAAGTGGTTTAACCAATGCAGCGACAAACAATTATCTGATAGGGCCGACATTAGTAAAGCTTGGAACGATCAATAATGGTTCTTCCGGCGTTTGGACATATGCTCCTAATTATTACGAAGATTATACTTCCTCAAGTTGTCTTAAAGCAACATCTACGGATTTGCAAGTGGGTCAGCTTCAAAACCTTCAGGTGAATGTGACTGATTCCGGGAACTCAATGCGCACATGGATTGATTACAACAATAATGGTACTTTTGAAGCTTCGGAATTGGTAGCTTCGCAAGATAATATTTCTGCCGATCCGGTTACTCTTATTGGTATTTCTAATACAACATTTACTCCCCCGGCTACAGCAGTCCTAAACACTCCGTTGAGAATGAGAGTTATAGTAGATTACCAGAATTCGAATATTACGCCATGTGGTCAATTAGTCTGGGGACAGGCTGAAGATTATACAGTTAGATTACTTAATACTTTAGCAACAAATGACGTGAAAACGGAAGGTGATGATTGGGTAATCTATCCTAACCCAATTACACAAGGAGGTGATGTTTTCGTTAGAGTTAAAAATGATAAAAATCTTAAAGTTACCATTTCTGATATGTCAGGAAGACTGGTGGCAACACCATCTTTAATAAAAGAAAGTAATGATACTTACAGAGTAAAACACAATCTTGAAAAAGGAGTATATGTGGTTCAGGTTTCTAATGGAATGGATACAAAGACTTCTAAGCTTATTGTTAAATAA